The following proteins come from a genomic window of Lolium rigidum isolate FL_2022 chromosome 5, APGP_CSIRO_Lrig_0.1, whole genome shotgun sequence:
- the LOC124654544 gene encoding uncharacterized protein LOC124654544, whose product MVQMKIRSSWIPRLFNFATSLASARRFSSTARPLLDASGTRRRRPSALVPHDSASFPPAVSPSRRVSRFPHRYQYMTSSSGVQGEDLRKPPSAKNFIISLAKHSENTQGMENVETADTTKVITRYSYLPPASVVEDERRASRNVVFGDEDAYRKTLEVMDSKPDTSEEIVDISGYELSSVDKESWAVEVPDYPMEDVPTIDILPNSSHRDGSIYSGTQDWKRSYHIADRNETRLEAMMFSDPTDCFMYDGECASHSSRHMFQILSLRLAKIPVEHDSVQLYGYIAVRDYPDTSLNYIVNVSKDDPIIVEQGSLINMAGPKRGIQFISPVLIEYDMKIKTGEHGKEDLQLIDGVSHLDPLETSDCSPFTLRIQGDCGAIDIGASRLSFSVEATIEVVISQVQTSFSMHLGCFTSGLHEEIRLFDGSIGESCGLKRSVVAVQKHAQMELKFKVAVDPCIPAEYCCSFEANKHGRATQEIKTGFALIAVKVTWSTLEEL is encoded by the exons ATGGTGCAGATGAAAATCCGCTCAAGCTGGATTCCTCGTCTCTTTAACTTCGCCACCTCTCTTGCCTCAGCCCGCCGCTTCTCCTCTACAGCTCGACCACTTCTCGATGCATCTGGCACACGACGCAGGAGGCCATCAGCTCTTGTTCCACATGATTCTGCAAGCTTTCCTCCAGCCGTTTCACCTAGCCGTCGTGTTTCCCG ATTTCCTCATCGATACCAGTACATGACCAGCAGCAGTGGAGTACAAGGCGAGGACTTGCGTAAACCCCCTTCTGCGAAGAATTTTATTATTTCTCTGGCCAAGCACTCTGAAAATACCCAAGGCATGGAAAACGTAGAGACTGCTGACACAACCAAGGTCATTACACGTTATAGTTATCTCCCTCCTGCCAGTGTTGTTGAAGATGAGAGGAGAGCaagcaggaatgtcgtttttgGTGATGAGGATGCTTATAGGAAAACCTTGGAGGTCATGGATAGCAAACCTGATACATCAGAAGAAATTGTGGACATATCGGGTTATGAGCTGAGCAGTGTGGATAAGGAGAGCTGGGCTGTGGAGGTACCTGATTACCCCATGGAAGATGTACCCACTATAGATATTTTGCCAAATAGCAGCCATCGTGATGGTTCCATATACAGCGGCACACAAGACTGGAAAAGAAGTTATCATATTGCTGATCGCAATGAGA CTCGGCTGGAGGCAATGATGTTTTCAGATCCCACAGATTGCTTCATGTACGACGGAGAATGTGCGTCACACTCAAGTCGTCACATGTTCCAAATTTTGTCATTAAGGTTGGCTAAAATTCCTGTGGAGCATGACTCAGTCCAGTTGTATGGATACATAGCAGTACGGGATTATCCAGATACATCACTTAATTATATCGTCAATGTTAGCAAGGATGATCCCATCATCGTGGAGCAG GGTTCTCTCATCAACATGGCTGGCCCTAAGCGAGGGATCCAATTTATCAGTCCTGTTCTGATTGAATATGACATGAAGATCAAGACAGGTGAACACGGGAAAGAAGATCTACAGCTGATCGATGGTGTATCACACTTAGATCCCTTAGAAACAAGTGACTGCAGCCCATTCACACTTCGCATCCAAGGCGATTGTGGTGCAATTGACATAGGTGCATCACGTCTTAGCTTTTCAGTTGAGGCGACAATAGAAGTTGTCATATCACAAGTGCAAACCAGTTTCAGTATGCATCTCGGTTGTTTTACCAGTGGGTTACATGAGGAAATCCGGCTCTTTGATGGTTCTATTGGCGAGTCATGTGGCTTAAAGAGGTCTGTGGTTGCTGTACAGAAGCATGCTCAGATGGAACTGAAGTTCAAGGTAGCTGTAGACCCATGCATCCCTGCTGAATATTGCTGTTCCTTCGAGGCAAACAAGCATGGGCGTGCTACTCAAGAGATAAAGACGGGGTTTGCATTAATCGCAGTGAAAGTGACTTGGTCTACTTTGGAAGAATTGTAA